In Oncorhynchus masou masou isolate Uvic2021 unplaced genomic scaffold, UVic_Omas_1.1 unplaced_scaffold_675, whole genome shotgun sequence, the following proteins share a genomic window:
- the LOC135539342 gene encoding chymotrypsin A-like — translation MNCLLILSCLAFAGAAYGCGKPAIRPVVSGYARIVNGEEAVPGSWPWQVSLQDYTGFHFCGGSLINENWVVTAAHCSVKTSHRVILGEHDRSSNAENIQTIKVGQVFKHPNYNGFTINNDITLIKLATPALLGTRVSPVCVAETNDDFPGGRTCVTSGWGLTRYNAADTPALLQQAALPLLTKAQCQKFWGSKITDLMICAGADGASSCMGDSGGPLVCEKAGAWTLVGIVSWGSGTCTTTMPGVYARVTELRSYIDQTIASN, via the exons ATGAACTGCCTGCTGATCCTCTCCTGCCTTGCCTTCGCCGGCGCAGCCTACG GCTGTGGTAAACCCGCCATCCGGCCTGTGGTGTCTGGTTACGCCCGCATCGTCAACGGTGAGGAGGCTGTGCCCGGCTCCTGGCCCTGGCAGGTGTCCCTCCAGGACTACACTGGATTCCACTTCTGTGGCGGCTCTCTGATCAACGAGAACTGGGTTGTGACTGCTGCCCACTGCAGCGTGAA GACCTCTCACCGTGTGATCCTGGGAGAGCACGATCGCTCGTCCAACGCTGAGAACATCCAGACCATCAAGGTTGGCCAG GTCTTCAAGCACCCCAATTACAACGGCTTCACCATCAACAACGACATCACCCTGATCAAGCTGGCCACGCCCGCCCTCTTGGGAACCCGCGTGTCCCCCGTGTGCGTTGCTGAGACCAACGATGACTTCCCCGGTGGCAGGACGTGTGTGACCTCCGGCTGGGGTCTGACCCGCTACAACG CTGCTGACACCCCTGCCCTGCTGCAGCAAGCTGCTCTTCCCCTGCTGACCAAGGCTCAGTGCCAGAAGTTCTGGGGCTCCAAGATCACCGACCTCATGATCTGTGCTGGAGCCGATGGAGCATCTTCCTGCATG GGTGACTCTGGTGGCCCCCTGGTCTGTGAGAAGGCTGGTGCCTGGACCCTGGTTGGTATTGTGTCCTGGGGCAGTGGAACCTGCACCACCACTATGCCCGGAGTGTACGCCCGCGTCACCGAGCTCCGCTCCTACATCGACCAGACCATCGCCTCCAACTAA